A window from Cryptomeria japonica chromosome 1, Sugi_1.0, whole genome shotgun sequence encodes these proteins:
- the LOC131050493 gene encoding uncharacterized protein LOC131050493, with amino-acid sequence MARIGALRSMRQGRLIIGYGMGSRYAAIPRELNAINGMNRERTLTTKKLRVELGFYEDRLRKMEATTFAQRPYTARELLNTIQAFSFSSALATAFGNAEDMVATSLDSAGFYGRESDNIVIWRHRDLVSKFFESARVLLSKFGEIHVTHKEGSPYYKWDLVGEAGNCGLFLSESVDFKREDYPGHINKRGDGKHIDKSFPLGKCKTYKFRLTPDAFQEKVPIFFRDPVVMPLKRSCEIIEEDEEYIHAKRTRIEDHLR; translated from the exons ATGGCAAGGATTGGTGCACTGCGATCCATGAGACAAGGGCGGTTGATAATTGGATACGGAATGGGCTCGAGGTATGCTGCAATCCCCAGAGAACTCAATGCAATTAATGGGATGAACAGAGAAAGAACGTTGACAACTAAGAAGC TAAGGGTGGAGCTGGGTTTTTATGAAGATAGGCTCAGGAAGATGGAAGCAACAACGTTTGCTCAG AGGCCATACACAGCAAGAGAACTATTAAACACTATtcaagccttttcattttcttctgCTTTAGCCACTGCTTTTGGAAATGCAGAGGATATGGTTGCCACATCCCTTGATAGTGCAG GCTTTTATGGCAGGGAGAGTGACAATATAGTTATTTGGAGGCACAGGGATTTGGTGAGTAAGTTCTTTGAAAGTGCAAGAGTGCTGCTTTCAAAATTTGGAGAAATCCATGTTACCCACAAAGAGGGGTCCCCATATTATAAATGGGATTTGGTAGGAGAAGCAGGGAATTGTGGGTTGTTCCTCAGCGAGTCTGTTGATTTCAAAAGAGAAGATTATCCAGGCCACATAAACAAAAGAGGAGATGGAAAACACATTGATAAGAGTTTCCCTTTGGGGAAGTGTAAGACATATAAGTTCAGGCTTACCCCTGATGCATTTCAAGAAAAGGTGCCAATTTTTTTTAGAGATCCTGTTGTCATGCCTCTCAAACGTAGTTGCGAAATCATAGAGGAAGATGAAGAATACATACATGCTAAAAGAACACGGATTGAAGACCATTTGAGGTAG